Proteins co-encoded in one Podarcis muralis chromosome 12, rPodMur119.hap1.1, whole genome shotgun sequence genomic window:
- the GTPBP4 gene encoding GTP-binding protein 4 isoform X2, with amino-acid sequence MRKVKYTQQNYHDRLTQIIMDFPKLDDIHPFYADLMNVLYDKDHYKLALGQINIAKNLIDNVAKDYVRLMKYGDSLYRCKQLKRAALGRMCTIIKRQKQSLEYLEQVRQHLSRLPTIDPNTRTLLLCGYPNVGKSSFINKVTRADVEVQPYAFTTKSLFVGHMDYKYLRWQVVDTPGILDHPLEERNTIEMQAITALAHLRSAVLYVMDISEQCGHSLEEQLELFSNIKPLFVNKPLIIVANKCDVKRISELSEENQKMFADLEADGLPVIETSTLTEEGVIQVKTEACDRLLAHRVDTKMKGNKVHDVLNRLHLAIPSKRDNKERPPFIPEGALLRKKRMEVDAPKKKLEKDIEMEMGDDYVLDLKKYWDLMNPSEKYDKVPEIWEGHNIADYIDPDIMKKLEQLEEEEELRQAAGEYDSDSESEDEEMMGIRQLAQQIREKKKLKMLASKEKDTQGPRMPRTARKVERKTLEKEMTDLGLDMTGKNEAHYVAQARRSRSVTRKRKREESVTPTSVARSRSSSRTPRDVSGLRDVKMVKKTKTMMKKAQTKMNRLGRKGEADRHVFDLKPKHLFSGKRKSGTNQRR; translated from the exons TTAACATTGCAAAAAATCTGATTGACAA CGTTGCCAAAGATTATGTACGGCTGATGAAATATGGAGATTCCCTTTACCGATGCAAGCAGCTGAAGCGGGCTGCTCTGGGACGGATGTGTACAATCATCAAAAGACAGAAGCAGAGCCTGGAGTACTTAGAACAAG TGCGTCAGCATTTATCCCGCTTGCCAACCATCGACCCTAACACACGGACTCTCTTACTGTGTGGTTACCCGAATGTTGGGAAATCCAGCTTTATAAACAAG GTGACGAGAGCAGATGTAGAGGTGCAGCCGTATGCCTTCACCACAAAATCTCTGTTTGTGGGCCACATGGATTACAAGTATCTGCGTTGGCAG GTGGTGGATACCCCCGGTATTCTGGATCATCCCCTGGAAGAGAGAAACACCATTGAGATGCAGGCAATAACAGCGCTTGCCCATCTTCGTTCAGCTGTCCTGTACGTCATGGATATATCAGAGCAGTGTGGTCACAGCCTGGAAGAGCAGCTCGAACTCTTCAGCAATATCAAGCCACTGTTTGTCAACAAG CCTCTAATAATTGTAGCAAACAAATGTGACGTGAAGAGGATTTCTGAGCTTTCTGAGGAAAACCAG AAAATGTTTGCTGATTTAGAAGCAGATGGGCTTCCTGTCATCGAGACGAGCACCCTGACCGAAGAAGGAGTGATTCAAGTTAAAACAGAA GCCTGTGACAGGTTGCTGGCCCATCGTGTTGATACcaaaatgaaaggaaacaaaGTACACGATGTACTGAACAGGCTCCACTTAGCTATCCCGTCCAAAAGAGACAACAAG GAAAGGCCACCTTTTATCCCTGAAGGTGCCCTGCTCCGCAAAAAACGCATGGAAGTTGATGCGCCTAAAAAGAAACTG GAGAAAGATATTGAAATGGAAATGGGAGACGATTATGTTTTGGATCTTAAGA aATACTGGGATCTAATGAATCCATCTGAAAAATATGATAAGGTGCCAGAGATCTGGGAAGGACACAACATAGCAGATTATATTGACCCAGATATCATGAAG AAACTGGAGcaactggaggaagaggaggagctgagGCAAGCAGCTGGAGAATATGACAGCGACTCAGAAAGCGAAGATGAGGAAATGATGGGCATCAGACAGCTGGCACAACAGATTCGAGAGAAAAAAAAACTCAAGATGTTGGCATCCAAAGAGAAAGATACACAGGGGCCCAGGATGCCAAGAACAGCGAGAAAG GTTGAACGGAAGACATTAGAGAAGGAGATGACTGATCTCGGGCTTGATATGACTGGTAAAAATGAG GCACATTATGTAGCCCAGGCAAGAAGATCCCGGAGTGTTACCCGTAAACGTAAACGAGAAGAATCTGTAACACCTACATCTGTGGCACGAAGTCGCAGTTCTTCCCGCACACCTCGCGATGTATCTGGCCTTCGAGACGTAAAG atGGTGAAGAAGACTAAAACTATGATGAAGAAAGCTCAAACGAAAATGAACCGGTTGGGCAGGAAAGGGGAAGCAGATAGGCACGTCTTTGACCTTAAGCCCAAACATCTGTTTTCTGGCAAGAGGAAATCTGGTACAAACCAACGAAGATAA